The DNA window GTAGCGATATCGCCTATTTCGTCACCGCTGTCCTGATCCAAAAGCGCACCGGTGGCAATCTAGCCGATGTGCTCACGCAAATCGCCATGATGCTGCGCGAGCGCGCGCAAACCGCCGGGGAGGTGCGCATCCAAGCTGCTGAGATGCAGGTCTCGGCCTACGTGCTGATTGGCCTGCCCATCATCGTCGCCTTGTTTCTTGCCGCCTTTCGTGGGGAGTACCTGGCGATCTTATGGGAGCACCCGATGGGGCAGTGGATTGTTGCCGCGCAGCTCAGCTTTATGCTCGTCGGTTACCTCGTCATCCGTCGCATGGTGCGCTTTCAAATCTAACCCAAGGATGAAACTTCAACATGCCAACACAAACGATGTTTTTGCATTGGGGCGCTTTGGCGGCGGTCTTTATCGCCGCCAGCTTGCTGGTGTTCGCCGTATTGTCGTTGGTGCTGGCGCGCGGTGGTGCCACCCAACGACGCCTGCAATCCCTACAAATGGGGTACGACCCCAAGGCGACGGCGCCGCCTATCCGCAAAGATACGCCGCAGATCCTCGGCAGCTTTTTGGTACGTTGGGTGGAGCCGGCGGGAAAAATCCTCCTGCCGCGCGAAGACTGGCAGAAATCCCGCCTACAGACGCGCCTCGTGCAAGCCGGCTATCGCGGCTATCGTGGGCTTAAGGTCTTTCTCGGCAGCAAGATTCTGCTGGCCATCAGCTTACCCTTGGTTGGCTTCTTGCTCGGAATGGCGACATCGCCGCGTCTGGTTTATGACTGGCAATTTCTCACACTGCTGATGCTCTTGGCGGTGGTGGGGTTTTATGCGCCCGACCTGGTGTTGCGGCAAAAAATCACCACACGCCGCCGCGAGCTGGAAAACAGCTTCCCCGATGCCATGGACATGCTCGTGGTCTGTGTTGAGGCTGGCCTCGGTCTGGATTCGGCTATCGAGCGGGTAGGGGGCGAGATGATGTTCAGTCATCCCCAGCTAGCCGCTGAATTTCGCCTCATGGCTTTGGAGCTGCGCGCCGGAAAAACCCGCGAAGAGGCACTGCGCTCACTGGCGCAGCGCTGTGGTATTCCGCAGATTAAGTCACTCACTGGCATCCTCATTCAAGCTGAGCGTTACGGCACCAGCATCGGCGATGCCCTGCGAGAGTTCGCCCGAGGCATGCGCATCGAACGCATCCAACGCGCCCGAGAACGTGCTGCCAAGCTGCCGGTGAAAATGGTTTTTCCCATTTTGCTGCTGATCTTCCCGGCGCTGTTTTTGGTGTTGCTGGGGCCGGCTGTGATCCAGATTTTTACGGTTTTATTTGCTTAAGAATGTTTCGCATTGAGCCCGACCTTGAAGGACACCTTGTCATGTTGCCAGCCATAGAACACACCTGCGTATCGGTACCAAAACGTCCTGGGGCTGCGGTAGGGCGAGCGTTTACGGCGATGCCCCGCAATGGACGGCGCAGCCTACGGCTGCTGGGTTTTTTGCTGTGCATCGTCTTGGTGGGTGCTTGCAGCAGTAACCCGCAACGTCCCGGTGAGCCAGCGCTGAGTTCCACCGAACTGAGCGAATTTCTCACGCTGGCGCGCGAGGCACAGGTCGAGGGCGACAGCGCCCGCGCCCT is part of the Ectothiorhodosinus mongolicus genome and encodes:
- a CDS encoding type II secretion system F family protein; amino-acid sequence: MPTQTMFLHWGALAAVFIAASLLVFAVLSLVLARGGATQRRLQSLQMGYDPKATAPPIRKDTPQILGSFLVRWVEPAGKILLPREDWQKSRLQTRLVQAGYRGYRGLKVFLGSKILLAISLPLVGFLLGMATSPRLVYDWQFLTLLMLLAVVGFYAPDLVLRQKITTRRRELENSFPDAMDMLVVCVEAGLGLDSAIERVGGEMMFSHPQLAAEFRLMALELRAGKTREEALRSLAQRCGIPQIKSLTGILIQAERYGTSIGDALREFARGMRIERIQRARERAAKLPVKMVFPILLLIFPALFLVLLGPAVIQIFTVLFA